GATCGCCCATGCGGCCGAGGGACTCGGGCTGGACGTGGAACTCCACGGCGGCGGACTCGCACACAGGCACATCATGGCTTCCGTCCGGAACAGCAACTACTACGAGTTCGGTCTCGTACATCCCGGTATCAAGACGACCAAGCCGCCCGTCTATGCGCCCGAATTCACCGACGAACTGGAAAACATCGACGAGCACGGATGCGTTCCCGTCCCCCAGGGTCCGGGACTGGGCGCCGAGATCGACCGGGATTGGATCGAGGCGCACCAGGTCAACACGATCGTGCACGAGGCGTAAGAGGACGGGAGCCGCGGTTGTACACGAGGCGTAGGAGGACGGGAGCCGCGACCGCGTACAGGACGTAACAGGTCACGAGGCGTGATCGAGTACGATGCGTAGCGGACAGGAACCTCGATCGCGCTCGTATAGCCATATTTCATCTCTACGAGCCGGCCAGCCGCTCCCGCACCCGCTTGACGACCTGCTTTTCGTCACGGGTCATCTTCTCCAGTTCGTACATATCATCCGACAGTTTTTCGCGGTGCTCCTCCAGCGGATACAGGTGGGGCAGGTCGAAGAACCAGCTGAAGACGTATCGCTGGAAGATGTTCAGGCGGGGATAGTCCTCGGTCCACGGACTGGCGTTGTGCAGGAGACGCGTGGAGAAGATGATGACGTCTCCCGCCTTCATGGGGATCGTGATCGATGTGGGAGGATCGTGCTCGACGGCCAGGCCTTCCGGTTCGGGAACCGTGGATTTGTGGCTGCCGGGCACCAGGCAGAATC
The nucleotide sequence above comes from Gemmatimonadota bacterium. Encoded proteins:
- a CDS encoding phytanoyl-CoA dioxygenase family protein — encoded protein: QEPSKTHIGHIHYGHEVFQRLNMNPEIIRVVAGLTWGCPRLMHCVFTHMVRGPEELRFHRDDDGVKVTHGFRNPNNDFQVADGEIYCSHLATWVALADVPPGTGFCLVPGSHKSTVPEPEGLAVEHDPPTSITIPMKAGDVIIFSTRLLHNASPWTEDYPRLNIFQRYVFSWFFDLPHLYPLEEHREKLSDDMYELEKMTRDEKQVVKRVRERLAGS